In Isosphaera pallida ATCC 43644, the sequence AGACGTTCCGCGGAAGGTTCGTCGAGGTGGACCAATTCGAATGCGTCGATCGGGGCGACGGCCATCAGCCATTCCAAAGTGGCCGGGTCGATCCGATCGGCTCGAATCCGCGCGGCGCGGGGAAGGCCGCGGACGAACCGTTTGACCTCAACGCAGCTTGCTTGAGCGCCCAAACGGGACTGCCAAACCTGAGCCTGATGGGCGGTGAGTAAACCAACCCGCTCCTCAATCGCGTCGCGGTGAGGGGTCTGCCGTTCCAGTCCTTCGAACTCGACTTGGAGCCGAATCAGCTCGGCCGCCTCGCTGTTCCCTAGTTCCTCCAGCCAGTCGGCATAGATCAAGCTGGGGACTGGATCGTCTCCGCCAACGGCGATCGCGTTGGTAAAAAACGCATGATCCCGCCATTCCTCCGCGTCGTGGTTGGTGGATGGAGACGTTGGCGCGGACATGGACATGAACAGTCTCGGCCAAAGAGAAAACGAACCAATTCACCACGCCGGGCGTCGTTCGAGTCACCCAGCTCAACGCTGACTTCAACCAAGCCATTCCGCCCCAGCTTGGCCGTCAGCGGGGCGAAGCGGTGAAAATAGGATCGAGATATCCGAATTGGTTAAGGTTATTGGATGTTAACCTTGATGATATCGGATCAACTCGGACTGACAAGTGCGTCGCAACCAGGAGGCAACGACGGGGTAGCATGGGGCGGAGTCGAGCCGATGGTAAGAGTCCCAGCGTCGGCTACTTCTGCCGTTCCATTCCTACTGTAGGCGCGCGGGGGAGACGGCGGGTTGAGATTGCACTTGAAGGCAGGGCATCTGGAGAGGGTGCGAGGCCATGTCGTCGCGTCGGAACCAAAGTTCGAGCATAATCAGGGCCCAGAGCCGGTAGGCGTGGTCGGCCCGTCCGGCGAGGTGGTCGTTCACGAGACGCTTGACCGCCTGGGGCTGGAACAGCCTACGATTGAGGCTTGAAGGATCCAACAGGATCGCCTGGAGTTCGTCCGCCAAAGGGCCACGGAACCAACGATCGATCGGTACTCCGAAGCCCATCTTTGAGCGCGATCGGATCGACGCTGGCAACAAATCGGCGCAGGACGCTTTGAAGACGGCTTTGGCCCCCCAGGGGCGTCGCCTCTTGAACCGGGTGGGCAGACTCAGGGCGAACTCGACCACCCGGTGATCCAACAGCGGTGCGCGGCACTCCAGCGAATGGGCCATGCTCGCCAGGTCAACCTTGACCAACAGATCGCCCGGCAGATAGGCCAGCAAATCGGCCACCATTGCGCCGGTGAGCGGGTCGCGGGCGTTGGCCGCGTCGAAACCACGCGCCAACACCTGGACGGGATCGGCCTCGTCGGGTTCGTCAAGTTCTCTGGATGCCTGGGCCAGCGCCTCCAGCGCCTCGTCGTGATACAGCGCAGCGCGGTCGGATTCCTGAAAGATCGAACACCAACGCGCGTAGCGAACCGGGACTGGGTCGGCGATTGCCTCCAACAGTCGCTTGACCTTGCGCAAACGGGTTTTGGCTCGCGCCGAGGCTGGCAAGATCCGGGCCAAAGGACCAGCCAGCACCCGCCGGACACCCTCTGGGAGGCGATCCAATGCGAGGGTCAACGCCAAAGCGCGGTAACGGTCGTAGCCCTGAAACAGTTCGTCTCCGGCGTCTCCGGCCAGCGCCACAGTGACAAAGCGGCGGGTCTCCCGACTCAATACGTAAGTGGGCAGTGCCGAGGAATCAGCGAATGGTTCGTCGAAGGTGGCGGCGAGTTCGGGCAGCAGTTGCCAGGCGTGGGGTTCGACCAGGAATTCCCGATGCTCGGTTCCCAGAAACTCGGCCGCCTCGCGGGCGTAGCGTCGTTCATCGAAGGCCGGGTCGTCGAAGCCAATCGAGAAGGTCCGCACTGGCGGGCCGCCAGTCGCTCGTTGGTGGCGGCTCATCAACCCCACGATCGCCGTGGAATCGACCCCGCCCGACAGAAACGCCCCAAGAGGCACCTCTGAGATCATCTGTTCCCGCACCGCCTCCTCCAGAAGTCCCCGCAACCGATCGCGGGCTTGGGGGAAGCTCAAGTTGGTTTGCTCGTGATTCCAGTCCGGTTCCCAATAGCGTTGAGCGCGGACCCGTCCAGTTCGGGCGTCGAACTCCAGAACGTGCGCCGCAGGGAGCTTACGTACCCCTTTGAGCATGGTCGCGGGAGCAGGGACGTAGCCATAAGTCAAATAGCGGTCCAGCGCGATTGGGTCGAGGTCGCGGGGCAGGGTGGTGTGATCGAGGGTCAAGAGGGCTTTGATCTCGCTGGCGAAGAGCAGGCGTTCCGGCTCGTGACGATACACCAGAGGCTTTTGGCCCAGACGGTCGCGGCCCAGGATCAGCTTGCGGCGGCGACCGTCCCAGATGGCCAGTGCGAACATCCCCCGAAGTTCGGCGAACAGATTCACGCCCAGGTCTTCATAGAGATGCGGCAACACCTCGGTGTCGCCCCGGGTTCTCAGGACATGGCCGGTCGCTTCCAAACGTCTACGTAGTTCGGAGAAGTTGTAGATTTCGCCGTTGAAGACAACCCAAATCGAACCGTCCTCGTTGGACATCGGTTGATGAGCGCCCGCCACGTCGAGGATCGCCAACCGTCGGAACCCCAAGGCGCAAAGCGGTTCGAGGCGCACGCCACGCTCGTCGGGGCCGCGATGGGTCAGGCGGTCGGTCATGGCGGCCAACCGCTCCAAGTCCAACGGGGGGCCGTTTTCGGTCCAGGAGGCTCCAACGATACCGCACATGATTCGACTCGTTTCCCGGCGGTGCCGGTTGCGACTGCATCTGATTCCGCTGTTCCACGCCCAGGAGGGCGATTCCTTCAACCCGCCGGGTTGCTCGCCGCGACGAGGCCAACCCATGTTGTTATCATACACCTCCCGAACCGTCTCGAATCGCTTGGTCCTCGACGCGCCCGGCTGGCTTGACGGGCGGGGGATCGCTGCGGCGTCGCTCATTCCTGGGACGGTTGGCGGGAGCACGACCCAACGATGACCACCTCGCCAGCCCGCGCGCGGGCGGTTCGACCCGTGGCGGCCTCCCTTTGGTTTCTGCCGGTCGCTACCCGGGTTCCCCTCAAGTTCGGCCCCGAAACCCTCACCGAAGTCGTCTGCGCGCGGGTGCGGCTCACTGTCGAGGACCGCCAGGGACGACGCGCCCACGGCTGGGGCGAGACCCCCCTGAGCGTCCAATGGGTCTGGCCTTCTCCCCTGACCCACGCCGAACGCCAACAGGCGCTCATGGGGCTTTGCGTCGATCTCGTCCACGCCTGGAGCGAATTCGACCGCTTCGGTCATCCCCTCGAAGTGGGCCGCGCTTTTCTGGACGAGCGACTGCCCGACCTGACCCGCGCCGCCAACCTCCGCGCGCCGGGGCGCGACCCTCTGCCCCACTTGGCTGCCCTGGTCTGCAATTCGCCATTCGACCTGGCGCTGCACGACGCCTTCGGCAACCTTCATGGAATCGACCTCTATCAAGCCTATGGAGCCGACTGGCTCGAATCCGACCTCGCCGCCTTCCTCGAACCGGCCGAGGACGCTCGCGGCCGCATCTCCTTTCAGAACCTCCGGCCCGACGCCTTTTTGACCCCCCGGCGAAATTGTCTCACCGCCTGGCATTTAGTGGGCGGACTCGACAAGCTGGAACCGCATGACCTCGACGGCACCGAACCAAACGACGGCTACCCGGTCCACCTGCGCGACTGGATCGCCCGCGACGGCCTGACCTGCCTCAAAATCAAACTCAGGGGCGACGACCCCGCCTGGGACTTCGATCGCCTCCAACGAGTTGGTCGGATCGCCGCCGAAACCGGGGTCCAATGGCTCTCGGCCGACTTCAACTGCGTCGTCCGCGACCCATCCTACGTCGTAGAGACGCTCGACCGACTTCTCGTTGAACGTCCCGATACCTTTGCCCGCTTGCTCTACGTCGAACAGCCGTTTCCCTACGACCTGGAGGCGCATCCTCTGGACGTTCGGAGCGTCTCGGCCCGCAAGCCGCTCTTTTTGGATGAAAGCGCGCATGATTGGCGCGTCGTCCGCCTGGGCCGCTCGCTGGGTTGGACCGGGGTGGCGCTCAAGACCTGCAAGACCCAGACCGAGGCGATCCTAGCCCTGTGCTGGGCGCGTGCCCACGGCATGACCTTGATGGTTCAAGACCTGACCAACCCGATGCTCGCGCAGATTCCCCACCTCTTGCTGGCTGCTCACGCCGGCACTATTCAGGGGGTCGAAACCAACGCGATGCAGTTCTATCCCGACGCCTCGGCTCCTGAAGCGACGGTTCACCCCGGGCTTTATCGGCGACGGGAGGGCATGGTGCGTCTGGACTCGATTCAGGGGCCCGGGTTTGGCATCAGGGTTGAGGAGATTCCCCGATCCCTCCCCGAACCGGCCGCCGCGCGGCAGTAGACGGGAGATGGGTTGTGTGGCGTCGCGTCGAGTCATCAGTCATCGGGTGGTGAACACTGGATAATCCTTGATCTCGCCGGTCAGCACGCGGGCCAGCAGGCGGACCTGAAGTTCAAGCATCCGTCGATAACTCAGACGGTAACTGAAAAGGGGATGGGTGGCCAGGTGGTCCATCCGGGTCTCGTAGGCGCGGATAAACGCCTTGCGGCCGGCGGGGGTTAACGCGACCGAGTCGCCGGCGCGGAGGAAGTCCGACGGCGTGACCATGCGGGTGTTGATGGCGAACAGCACGGCTGAATCGGCGATGAGCGGACGGAACGGTTCCATCAAATCGAGCGCCAGGCCGCAACGTCCATGACGTGGTTGATGATAAAACCCCAAATAGGGGTCTAGGCCGACCGCGTGGCAGGCGATTGTCATATCCTTGGTCAACAAGGCGTAGCCCAGCGACAACAGTGCGTTGACCGGATCGCGGGGCGGACGGCGGTTGCGCTGATCGAAGTGGAAGGTCAGGGCGCGGGGGTCGTCGGAGGGGGGCTGGTGGGGGGTGTGGTTGTCGTCCGGCTTGATCAGGCCGTTGAAGTTCTGAAAATAAAGGCGGGCGATGGTTCCCTCCAAACCCAGGAGGCTCTCCAGCGAGTCGGCCTGTTCGACCTCTTGGATTATCGCTCGGATGCGCTGGATCGCTCCAGCGGGTGGTTCGATGTGGTTGCGTTGAAGCATGGTGCGTTGATTACGGGCTTTGCCTGCCACTAAGCGTTTGGCCAGCGCCAAACAAAAGGCCGGATCGTCGGCGCGTCGGAACTGCTCGCGGCGAATCATGACGTTGCGCAGGTCGAGGCCTCGAGTCAGGCCGTAGAACCAACCGCCCTGCGAGAAGTAGGCGATCGGCACCTCGTGTTCGCATAGGGTTTGAATTGCCTGGGAGGAGAGTTGCACGTTGCCGAAGACGCTCACTTGACAGGTCTCTTGGATCCGGACTTCCTGGAGAATCTGGTCGTCCTTACGGATCTTGAGAACGGCACCCGACTTGCTCACGAACGTTCCTTGGGTGTTGAGATAAAGCGATTTGAGATCGTCGCGCGGGGTGACCAACGCGCGAACGGCGGTCGGAGCGTTGCTCTCGGCGGCCGAGGACTCTGTGGAGGCGATCGCGTCGGGGGGGGCGGAGTTGCGGAGTAAGTTCGTTTCGTCGGGCAAGCAAATACCCACCAGGGAGCAACGGGGGCATTTGGGACTGTCCACCAATGGCGGAGGAATCGTGCCGGATCGGGCCAGTTGACGGGCTTCGTCCAAGGCGCGGAGGGTGGTGGCGATCAACGAATCGTCGATCGGAACGTCGACTCGTTGCCGGGTTTGGTGATAGTAGACCACGCCCCGCTCGCAGCGGTAGCCGTTGGCGCGCAGCACCAGGGCTTGCACCGCCATTTGCACCCGTTCGGGTTCCCAGACCTGGGGTTGTCCATCGTCGGCCAGCCGGGGTTTGCCCTTCTTATAATCGACTGGGATCATCGCGCCATCGGCGCACTCGATCAGGTCGAGCTTGGCGATCAGGCCGTGGTGGTCGTCGGCCAGGCTGACGCTGCGGGCGTGTAGGCGTTCCGCCTCGCCCTTCTCGACCTGTTGAACCGATGGTAGGTCGTCGGTTTTGCCGTCCACCCGCGTGTGGCGGTGACGACCTTCGACCACGTCGAGATTTTCGGCGAAAACCCCTTCCACCCATTCGTAGTAGAAGAGTCTAGGACAATAGATGTACTCGTTGAGCATCCGCGCTGGCATCAACGCCTCTTCTTTGGAACGCAGTTGTGCGGAGGAGAGTTGTGGCGAGTTTGCCCGCGTGGAACGAGGATGCGTTTCCGTGGGGATGACGATCGGTTGGGAATGAAGGGACGAGTCGTCGTCCTCGTTCTCGTCGAGGGCCGAGGCGGCCTGCTCCATCTTCAGGTCGTTTGAAACCATCGTAGCCCCGGAAGGGCAGGGCGAGGCGGCGGGACCAACCGGCTTGGCCGCCTCGGGTCCAGGAGGAGGCGGAGGCTCCGACTGCTCGGCGAAGTCCTCGTCGCAAGGTGGAATGATCAGAAAATCTTCAGTACTCATGGTGACGGACTCCACCGTCTTCCCGGACTGGTTAGACCACGACGCATGGGGCGTCCAGCGGAGCGTAGGGCAGTCCTAGGGCGGTGATGACCCGGTCGCTTCGTTGTTCAGTCGGACCCAGGTCCACAAACAACACCTGGTCTTCGCCGTGATGGATGATGTCTCCCAAAAGGCGGCGGCAGTTGGCCAAGTCGATCGGGGTCAGACGACACTCGAAGATCGAGTATTGAAGATGGTCGCCAAAGTCGCGCAAAGTTTGGAAGACTTTGCGTAACCGTTTGGGGTCACAGATGTCGTAGCATACAAGATAAGTGCGTCGAGACATAGCGGTCACTCGTCTTCTTGATGGGCTGATCTTGAGGACGAAATCCGCGACGGTTTGAGGCAGACTGCGGTTTAGCCGCGCCAAGGGCGCATCAACCCGTAGCCAAAATAGCGGCCTGCTCCTATGAGCAAGGGTCCATCCACCGGATAGGCGAATCGAACCGCCACATGCCAGCGCATCTCGGAGGGGCGACCCGAACGGCCTGGCAAGGGTGGGAAAGCCAACGCGGGAGGAACCCCTTGAAAATAGGAGTCGGGACGGAATTCCACCTGGATTGGCTCTGGATAACCCATCCGAGTGCAAGATTGCGCCACGATCGCTTCGATGCTAAGCTTGCCCTTTTTGGGATGCTGGTCGAGGGCCACTGGGGTGACGCTCACCCAGGTTTCGGCTGGCCCCACCCAGGTGGTTTGAGCTAGGGGCTCACCGAAGCGTTCGGAACTCCGGGTTGGACAAGGCCGCAGATCCCAAGCGCCGGTGCGTCCCAGGGTCAATCTCGGGGTCGGTTTCGAGCGATTTCGAGGACCATAACGAGTTGATGGTAGCAAATCGGAAAAGATGAGCAAAGATGGTGGTTTAGGAATTTCGGGGTTGCCCCCCTCCAACGAGCAGCCTACCACCAATCGGGGCACCGCGAGGGCGACCGCGTCGATTCGCGCTTCCCGTCCCCCACCTTCCAACTGTGGCAACGCTAGGAAGGCCAGATGGGGGCGATCGGTCTTGTTGGCCTGAGGACCGCTCCGGTGGCCCGAGACCCATTCCGGGGGCGGCGAGTCGGAGTCGAATCGGCTCAATACGAGACCACGCAGGGCGTGCGTTACCATCAACGTCTGTTGAATGGTGGGGCGGGGCCAGACGTTCTTGACTAATTCCAGCAGCATCAAGCGGGGCTGGAAGGGTGGGGCTGATTGCCGCGAGGGATCGTTAAAGTGGGGCGAATTCGAGGCCGCCGCTTCAGAATGGGACATGCTCACAAACGGACCTCGTGGTACGTGTGGGCGTTGGTTCCAACTCACGGGGGCTGGGTGGACCCGGACTCCGGGTCGGTTCCAGTGTTGGTTGAACGCGAAGGTTGTCAAGGGGGTGGTCCTCAAAACAAAGGCATGGGGATTGCACGGTCGCGTTGGGCCTCCTCTTGACGGAATGCGCGTCAAAACTGTATCGTGACTCCGCGTCTTCGAGGAAACCAAAATTGGCGGTGATGCCAAAAGGGGTGGAGGTGCCGGATGGGACGCCCGGCGTCGGAGGTGACGGAGCGGGAGTGGCAGGTGATGCAGGCGGCCTGGCGGCTGGGTCGGTTCGACCTGGCGGCGATGCGGGCCGAGTTGGCCGCTTCTGGGTTGCCGCTGGCCTCCACCACGGTGGCCACGCTGTTGCGGATTTTGCTCGATAAGGGGTTGCTTGGGGTGGTCGATCCCCGCCGTCCCCAACAGTACGAGCCGATCCGTCGCCGCGACGAGTTAGCCCGACGGATGCTCAACCAGTTCGTCGATCGTGTTTTTGAAGGCTCACAAATAGACGCGATCATGAGTTTGGTCAGCTCCGAGCGCCTTTCCAGCCGCGCCCGCGCCCTGTTGTGGGCGTTGCGGGAGGAACTGGGCGATCAAGCTGATTGGGCACGAGCAGGGGGTTGCTTATCCCGTTCGGCTTGGTCATCGCAAGTGGGGGGGTGGGGGACCCTCAGCGAGGGGATCACCCATGACCAGCCTGAAGGGGGAGATCGCGCTGGTGGTCGAGAGCGCCCCGGCCGCGGTCGTACTGGCGTTAGATAGGGCGACCCCAAGATGTCAACCGCAACTTGGACGGGTTATTGATTGAAGGTGTTGGCACAAGCTTCGCCCAAGTTCGCCCAAGGAGGTGCGTTTCTGACGTGTCCAATGACCCAAAAAAAGGGAAAAAGAAAAGGGCTGATCCGGTCCACCAGTTGAACTCGACCCGCCAAAACGGCCAACCATGATGGAGCTGGAGTAGGTGCCGTGCGCTGTGCGCTGAGGGATGGGCGGAGAAGATGGACAACGGTACGGCAACGGAGGGGGTGGGATTCGAACCCACGGAACCCTTGCGGGTTCAACGGTTTTCAAGACCGTCCCAATCGACCACTCTGGCACCCCTCCGGGAAAGTCGGCGTTGGTTTGGAAGGTGAGGAAAAGTGACGCGGTTTGACGCGGAGCGGTTCAGGATTGCATCGCTTCGGTAATGACATCTTCGGCGACGTAGATTGGCACATCGGCGGTGACGGCCACGGCGAGGGCGTCGCTGGGGCGGGAGTCGATCTGAATGAGTTCGCCCTCGAAGCGGACGCGGAGCTTGGCGTAGTAGGTGTGGTCGCGCAACTCGGTGATGAAGACATCCTGGAGTTCGCCCCCTAGCGCCTCGATGGTGTTGACCAGCAGGTCGTGGGTGAGAGGGCGTTGGGCGACGATACCTCGAACCCGGCGTTCGATGCTGTTGGCCTCGAACAAACCTATGACAATGGGAAATTGACGCGGACCGTCCACCTCGCGGAGAAAGATGATCTGTTCCTGGCCGTTTTCATTGATGACGATCCGCGAGAGTTCCATCTGGACGGCCACGGTGTAGCGTCCTCGACAACACGACGACCCGCGGACGCGGGCGAAGAAGAGGTTAATCGAAGTCGGTTCACTCGAGCGCGGCCGCGTCGAAGGATGGATTCGGGAGGCCGCTTCTTGGTGGTGGGCGATCCATGAATCGAGCGACACGCGACGAGCGCCGTTATTCCCGCTGCTGCCCATGATAGGGACCCCTTGCGTGGTCGTCAACTCGCCAGACCAAGCGTTGTGGTCGCGGCGCTCCGCGGTGGGGAGGGTAGGAAGCGGGGAGCGGTCGAGTTGATGCCCGAGCGAGGTGATTGGGGGTGGGTCAAAAGGGGGTGATGGTCGTCGAGGGGGAGGAGGCCGACGAGGGGGGGCGGATGACGCGGAAGCTGCTGAAGAGGTCGAGGTCGGGTAACAAGCAGGGTTTTTTGTATTGTTCTAGCGTGCCGCCGCGTTCCAGGCGGCGGCGTTGCAG encodes:
- a CDS encoding enolase C-terminal domain-like protein, which produces MTTSPARARAVRPVAASLWFLPVATRVPLKFGPETLTEVVCARVRLTVEDRQGRRAHGWGETPLSVQWVWPSPLTHAERQQALMGLCVDLVHAWSEFDRFGHPLEVGRAFLDERLPDLTRAANLRAPGRDPLPHLAALVCNSPFDLALHDAFGNLHGIDLYQAYGADWLESDLAAFLEPAEDARGRISFQNLRPDAFLTPRRNCLTAWHLVGGLDKLEPHDLDGTEPNDGYPVHLRDWIARDGLTCLKIKLRGDDPAWDFDRLQRVGRIAAETGVQWLSADFNCVVRDPSYVVETLDRLLVERPDTFARLLYVEQPFPYDLEAHPLDVRSVSARKPLFLDESAHDWRVVRLGRSLGWTGVALKTCKTQTEAILALCWARAHGMTLMVQDLTNPMLAQIPHLLLAAHAGTIQGVETNAMQFYPDASAPEATVHPGLYRRREGMVRLDSIQGPGFGIRVEEIPRSLPEPAAARQ
- the cas2 gene encoding CRISPR-associated endonuclease Cas2 gives rise to the protein MSRRTYLVCYDICDPKRLRKVFQTLRDFGDHLQYSIFECRLTPIDLANCRRLLGDIIHHGEDQVLFVDLGPTEQRSDRVITALGLPYAPLDAPCVVV
- the csb2 gene encoding type I-G CRISPR-associated protein Csb2; translation: MSHSEAAASNSPHFNDPSRQSAPPFQPRLMLLELVKNVWPRPTIQQTLMVTHALRGLVLSRFDSDSPPPEWVSGHRSGPQANKTDRPHLAFLALPQLEGGGREARIDAVALAVPRLVVGCSLEGGNPEIPKPPSLLIFSDLLPSTRYGPRNRSKPTPRLTLGRTGAWDLRPCPTRSSERFGEPLAQTTWVGPAETWVSVTPVALDQHPKKGKLSIEAIVAQSCTRMGYPEPIQVEFRPDSYFQGVPPALAFPPLPGRSGRPSEMRWHVAVRFAYPVDGPLLIGAGRYFGYGLMRPWRG
- a CDS encoding BlaI/MecI/CopY family transcriptional regulator, with the translated sequence MGRPASEVTEREWQVMQAAWRLGRFDLAAMRAELAASGLPLASTTVATLLRILLDKGLLGVVDPRRPQQYEPIRRRDELARRMLNQFVDRVFEGSQIDAIMSLVSSERLSSRARALLWALREELGDQADWARAGGCLSRSAWSSQVGGWGTLSEGITHDQPEGGDRAGGRERPGRGRTGVR
- a CDS encoding bifunctional nuclease family protein, with the protein product MAVQMELSRIVINENGQEQIIFLREVDGPRQFPIVIGLFEANSIERRVRGIVAQRPLTHDLLVNTIEALGGELQDVFITELRDHTYYAKLRVRFEGELIQIDSRPSDALAVAVTADVPIYVAEDVITEAMQS
- the asnB gene encoding asparagine synthase (glutamine-hydrolyzing), with protein sequence MCGIVGASWTENGPPLDLERLAAMTDRLTHRGPDERGVRLEPLCALGFRRLAILDVAGAHQPMSNEDGSIWVVFNGEIYNFSELRRRLEATGHVLRTRGDTEVLPHLYEDLGVNLFAELRGMFALAIWDGRRRKLILGRDRLGQKPLVYRHEPERLLFASEIKALLTLDHTTLPRDLDPIALDRYLTYGYVPAPATMLKGVRKLPAAHVLEFDARTGRVRAQRYWEPDWNHEQTNLSFPQARDRLRGLLEEAVREQMISEVPLGAFLSGGVDSTAIVGLMSRHQRATGGPPVRTFSIGFDDPAFDERRYAREAAEFLGTEHREFLVEPHAWQLLPELAATFDEPFADSSALPTYVLSRETRRFVTVALAGDAGDELFQGYDRYRALALTLALDRLPEGVRRVLAGPLARILPASARAKTRLRKVKRLLEAIADPVPVRYARWCSIFQESDRAALYHDEALEALAQASRELDEPDEADPVQVLARGFDAANARDPLTGAMVADLLAYLPGDLLVKVDLASMAHSLECRAPLLDHRVVEFALSLPTRFKRRRPWGAKAVFKASCADLLPASIRSRSKMGFGVPIDRWFRGPLADELQAILLDPSSLNRRLFQPQAVKRLVNDHLAGRADHAYRLWALIMLELWFRRDDMASHPLQMPCLQVQSQPAVSPARLQ
- a CDS encoding CRISPR-associated endonuclease Cas4/Cas1; protein product: MSTEDFLIIPPCDEDFAEQSEPPPPPGPEAAKPVGPAASPCPSGATMVSNDLKMEQAASALDENEDDDSSLHSQPIVIPTETHPRSTRANSPQLSSAQLRSKEEALMPARMLNEYIYCPRLFYYEWVEGVFAENLDVVEGRHRHTRVDGKTDDLPSVQQVEKGEAERLHARSVSLADDHHGLIAKLDLIECADGAMIPVDYKKGKPRLADDGQPQVWEPERVQMAVQALVLRANGYRCERGVVYYHQTRQRVDVPIDDSLIATTLRALDEARQLARSGTIPPPLVDSPKCPRCSLVGICLPDETNLLRNSAPPDAIASTESSAAESNAPTAVRALVTPRDDLKSLYLNTQGTFVSKSGAVLKIRKDDQILQEVRIQETCQVSVFGNVQLSSQAIQTLCEHEVPIAYFSQGGWFYGLTRGLDLRNVMIRREQFRRADDPAFCLALAKRLVAGKARNQRTMLQRNHIEPPAGAIQRIRAIIQEVEQADSLESLLGLEGTIARLYFQNFNGLIKPDDNHTPHQPPSDDPRALTFHFDQRNRRPPRDPVNALLSLGYALLTKDMTIACHAVGLDPYLGFYHQPRHGRCGLALDLMEPFRPLIADSAVLFAINTRMVTPSDFLRAGDSVALTPAGRKAFIRAYETRMDHLATHPLFSYRLSYRRMLELQVRLLARVLTGEIKDYPVFTTR